In Leptospira sp. WS58.C1, a single genomic region encodes these proteins:
- the hisA gene encoding 1-(5-phosphoribosyl)-5-[(5-phosphoribosylamino)methylideneamino]imidazole-4-carboxamide isomerase produces MILIPAIDLLDNCAVRLFKGKYEEKTVYSTEPWKLAEGFERNGATLLHLVDLNGARNQIGINTESISKIRKSSNLKIQLGGGIRDKEKLEYYDSIGIDRFILGTAAVNNPELLDFALKKYGEDRVVVAVDARDGIVKIAGWEVDSGVKYLDLLEKMQQAGIRNIIFTDIAQDGTLAGPNLNAYKEILSRYNFQVIASGGISSLKDIMALSALGTSVSMYGVITGKALYEGKIDLAEAITSLGSD; encoded by the coding sequence ATGATTTTAATTCCAGCCATTGATTTGTTGGATAATTGCGCCGTTAGATTATTCAAAGGTAAATACGAAGAAAAAACGGTCTACTCAACCGAACCTTGGAAACTTGCAGAAGGTTTCGAGAGAAATGGTGCTACTCTTTTACATCTTGTGGACCTTAACGGTGCAAGAAATCAGATCGGCATCAATACGGAATCTATTTCAAAAATTCGTAAATCTTCTAATTTAAAGATCCAGCTAGGTGGAGGGATCCGAGATAAGGAGAAGTTGGAATATTACGATTCGATTGGTATTGATCGTTTTATTCTCGGAACCGCCGCAGTAAACAATCCGGAACTTCTGGATTTCGCTCTTAAAAAATACGGAGAAGATAGGGTTGTTGTGGCAGTGGATGCTAGAGACGGTATCGTCAAAATTGCAGGTTGGGAAGTGGATTCAGGTGTGAAATATCTGGACCTTCTGGAAAAGATGCAGCAAGCAGGGATCCGTAATATTATTTTTACGGATATCGCACAAGATGGAACATTGGCGGGTCCAAACCTTAACGCATATAAGGAAATTTTAAGCAGATATAATTTTCAGGTAATCGCATCCGGCGGTATTTCTTCTTTGAAAGATATTATGGCATTATCCGCATTGGGTACATCGGTTTCTATGTATGGAGTGATTACCGGGAAAGCTTTATATGAAGGTAAAATAGATCTGGCTGAAGCGATCACAAGCCTGGGCTCCGATTAA
- the hisH gene encoding imidazole glycerol phosphate synthase subunit HisH: MIAVLDYGMGNIHSCLKAISLFTKDFSYTKEPSVLQEADAIILPGDGHFDKAMRNLNESGLRSFVDDHVKTGKPLFGICIGFQILFEDSDEVVSGNKNETVPGLGYIKGKIRKFKGKNYKVPHIGWNKLYKRNPSKSNLLKNLEDESFAYFIHSYRPVGVESSAITGFCDYYGEKFPAVVEKGNVFGTQFHPEKSYSFGLKILENFIRSL, encoded by the coding sequence ATGATAGCCGTTCTCGATTATGGAATGGGGAATATTCACTCTTGCTTAAAAGCGATCTCTCTTTTCACTAAAGATTTTTCTTATACTAAGGAGCCTTCCGTTTTGCAAGAAGCGGATGCGATCATTCTTCCTGGCGACGGTCATTTTGATAAGGCCATGAGAAATCTGAATGAGTCCGGTTTAAGGAGCTTCGTGGACGATCATGTGAAGACAGGAAAACCATTGTTCGGGATTTGTATCGGATTCCAAATTTTATTCGAAGATTCCGACGAGGTTGTTTCCGGAAATAAGAATGAGACCGTTCCAGGGCTTGGCTATATCAAAGGTAAGATCCGAAAGTTTAAGGGAAAAAACTACAAGGTTCCTCATATCGGCTGGAATAAATTATATAAAAGAAATCCTTCCAAAAGTAATTTATTGAAAAATTTGGAAGACGAATCCTTCGCCTATTTTATACACTCCTATCGTCCCGTTGGAGTGGAGAGTTCCGCTATCACCGGCTTCTGCGATTATTATGGGGAGAAGTTCCCCGCAGTGGTCGAAAAAGGAAACGTTTTCGGAACACAATTCCATCCCGAAAAATCCTATTCCTTCGGTCTAAAGATCCTGGAGAACTTTATTCGATCCTTATGA